The Apodemus sylvaticus chromosome 12, mApoSyl1.1, whole genome shotgun sequence genome segment ACACAACTTGGGATTGTTAGGGAAGGGTAGGATCTGAGACTCCATTCCAGAGGTCTAAGTAGAGGCTCCCCCAGTCTGCAAAACCCTGCATCTGGAGTGTTGGTTGTGTGACCTGAAGAATCAAGCGAACTCTCCGCCCACCCACACCCGATCCTGGAACCTGCTGCATGCACTGACACGTCCCGAGAGTTTTAAGCTTGTTTCCTGTTCCCCAGCCACTGCCATGTGGGTCTGAGGCGAGGCAGGAGGCTTGGAACAACACAGGTTTCAGGAAATGAGAATCATGCCATTGTAGGACCAGGCAGCAGCCTCAGGGAGCCCAGATGCTTCTGGGAATGATAACCCCagcttacttctctctctctctttgcatcTCTCCCACTCTTCTACCCTGCCTTTCCCTACAGACATCTGGTGAGCACATCCCCTGCCCGGCCCAGGGCATGCCTCAGTTCACTTTCGCCTGTTTCTGTGGTCTTCACGGCTTCTgcaagatgaagaggaagaaggaagacgttcacagagagagggagacagtggTGTGAGCAGAACCAGGGCCTCCTTGTCAGCTCCCAGTGGATCTGAGCCTGAGGCTGCTCACTGCTGTGCtgctcagagtgtgtgtgtgtgtgtgtgtgtgtgtgtcccgtcTTTATTTAACTGGTACCTGACCAACCTGAGGACATCGGCCTCTTGAGCCTTCTTATGCCCACCCCTGTTAGCTACCAATCTTGTGCTCCTGGAGAGGCCTCAGCTACACAAGGGTTTTCCCAGGACCTGCCACTTGCCTTCTGGAAACTGGACAGCCTCCCTAGGATCAAGGAATGAGGCTTTGGGGCTCTTCTCAGGGTGACCCGTCCCATGAAGCTTGTGCAGCCTTGGGAGAGGAAAGCAGTTGCTAAACAGCAAAGTAACTGTTCTTGCAGACCTTGGAGGGTTTGCTGCATGGGACACCACCTCCACACACAAGATGGAGTCTGTGCTGGGGCCCCAGGGTCTCAGCCCCTTTGCATCCCCGTGGGCCAGGTGGGCCAGGACTGAGATGGAGGACAGAACTAGACATTTGAAGGGTCAGGCTGTGGGAGGCTCTTCCGTGTGTCTGGCCCTCACCTATCAGCTTCATGAAGCCCTTACTTTGACAGCACACAGATGTGGGGAGACCTTTCCTCAGGCACTAGGCCCCTCAGGGACTGTCCCCAGAGCTAGGCCACACCACTGCCCCCCTTTTGTTTACTCACACCCTGCCTTGATCCCTCCTGTCCTTGGGAAGCTGGAGAGGGTGTTGTGCTGGCCTATCTCACCTTCCGAGCACAGGGAATTCTGGGACTGTCCTTGACTTTCCGCCTCATCTTCCCAGTCCCGAGTCAACCTCCTGCTTTAGGAGCTTGTGCCCATTTCTAGGATTTCAGGAGCAAAAgcgtttccttccttcctttccctccttccctggctTTGTCATTGTGCTTGGATCTCTTGGGCGCAAGAGGCAAAGCTGGGAATTAGGAGCAAACTCTTAGCAGCAGAGACCAGCTTCGGGTCTGTTAGCCTGCTGCTCTCCTCACTGGGACGAGCAGTTCTGCACACAAGCGAGGACTCGCATTCCCACCACCATCAGGCGCAGGACAGATAAAGGCCTGGCAGCAGGGTCAGGGTCAAAGATGGAGGAAGGTCTGAGCTCAGCGAGCAGGCGACTCTGAGCCAACAGGGAAGGGTGCTTCTTAGGCTTCCTGCAGATGTGCTGGGATCAAGGCTGTCTTGGTGGAGCCTGAGCAGGGCCCAAGCAGCTCCTCCGCTCTTCTCCACAGGCTTTTCGCCTCTGCCTTCCCACCTGAACCACCTACTGTCTGTTATTTGCTTTTATATTCAAAGATTCATAAACAAATCCTTCCCTCAGGGAAATAGCAAGCTTCTGCAGTAAAGGCCAGTCGAGGTCACAAAGAATAAAGCAAACTTTCCACTTCCTTTGTCCTGTGAGATGGCGGAGGCCTTGGTGGAGGCAGAAATGGCAGAAAAAGCTTTTGGGGGGCTACTTTGCTACAGAACCCAGAGatcccgccccgccctgcccatTCCCCAGCGTTGCTATCTGCAGCCTGCCTTCAAGGCTGCAATCAGAGAATTCTCTCTGGAACTGGAGGATGAAATCATATCCCTGTCACTAAGAAGCGTTGGGTGTTATGTCCCAACCACACAGGCTCTCGCGGAGGACAGGTCAGGTAACGGAGAGCTAAGGTCAGGGAGGGGCAGCAAAAGGCAGCACTGGCAGGGAGGCAGCCCCAGGGGTTGGCAGGGAGCTGGCCCAGAGAGCTGCCTCCCCCACAGGCGTGCCCTTGGTATGGTAGAGACACTGGTTATCATGAGCCCATCTATAGGAACGTGGGAGGTTCGAGGGATTTTGAGTGTAGGCCCCAGCACTGCTTGCGGGCCTGAGGCCCTTGATCCCTTCATCCAGGGTAAGGTGTGTAGCCACGCTGCAGCAGGCATGGCCTGAGTAGGAGGGAGCAGCAGCTTGCAAACACACACTCGTGATTTTGACTGTTTTCTCCAGGAGATGGGGATTCGGTTCTCTGCATCTAGGAGGCGGCTGGAAACCTGTTTCCAGCTCTGCATCTGGCTGGGTTCAGTCGATTTTATATTATCTGTTCAAAGTTGCCTCACTCTGCCTGAGGGAAGCCCAGCCCATGGGTCTTTGTAGGCTGTACTGCGGTGGCCTGCCCTGTACGCTAAGGGTGAGGCAGGTGTGCATGCCTCCCATTCTTACAGTTCGACACTCATCCTCCGTGCCGTGAGGTGGGCCTCTGGGCTCCACTTAAACAGGGATTCCACCTCCTGGGCTACAGAACCAGTCCGTGAGAGTGGTGTATATATGCTCTTGGGGGTCACTGGGAATTGAGTGTCTTCTAAGACCCTGGCCCAGGACACCCAAGGGCTTCTTGTCTCAGGTTGAAGATAGTTAATCAGAATGTCATTTCCTGTCTCTACTCCTAAGGGAGGCAGGTATTTGGAATGTATGGATCCATAGAAATCAATAGcgaaattgttcttttttttttttttttttagaagagagtgaaaaaagCAATAATTTAACTGAAATTGACACATGAGATGTAAGGAACCCCAAGCTGAGAGCAGGTCTCCTGGGTTCTGGCTCTGCTTGAGTGCCAATGATCCTGTGACCTTGGATGAGTCAGGCCTTACTTCTGGGACTAGCCTCTTCAACTATAAAGGGGATTGCACCTATGTCCTTCCTCTGAGGCCAGGCCTTTGTGGGATGTCAGGCATCCTATGCCCCAGAAGATGTGTGCTGAGGACGGCAGAGAGTAACAGGCAGCTCTAAAGTGGTAgaatgtgcagggaggcctagatCCGAGCTACAATGTTCCTCCAGGGAGTGCTGGGacatctttccttcctcctggATAGACTAAAGGGAGTACTCTGTAGCCGGCATTGACTGTAGTCCCTGACACCTGCCATCTTTTGACTCTCCTATGGCACAGTGGCTGAAGAGATTCAGAAGGACCCAACTCCTGCTTGGGTTCACTTTGTACAGCTACCCCATAGACCATCTCTAAGATGACGGAACCGGTCTCCCCTACTCTAGTGGGATTTGTGCAGCagtgagtgggtggggggtggtgcTGTCTGTGTGGGGCAGTacggcctttctcttcctctggtgGTCCACCTGCACTGACTCCTGACTGACTGAAGAAACTGCTTCCTCTCTCCTAAGGATGAGTCCCATACCTGCCCTCCCTAACCCGCCTGAAGGGCGCCTTGTGTTGGATGTAGCCAGACATGGCTGAAGCTTAGAGATTGACCCTTGGTTCCCAACCTCAAAAACAGGCCTTCATCTGGAAGGGACGTCTGGACTGCTGCATCCAGTAGTTGCTGCTCTAGGAAGTCCACCATTCACCCTGAaggttgctgctgttcttggcaAGTGATTGGGCTGGCAGCACTCAAGAAACAGAGTCTTTCCTAGCTACCACTTCCATCACCTGGTCCTAATGCAAGCCTTCGATGTGCAGTATGTGTTGATAACCATCCAGTCTAACACCAGGATGCCTGGCTTGTCAGAGCAAGTTCCCCCATGACCACTCAGACCAGCTAGAGTCAGTCGGTACCCGCCGTGCATGCTAGGGTTACTGTGCAGGCCCCTTCTCTGGATTCTCCTGTGAGAAACCATTGGATCCTCAGATGAGGAACAAGCAgaaaggggaggcaggagagcAGACTATCCACAGGTGCAGTGAGCCAGGAAGCAGCTCAAAGCAGCTTTacaccaaagaaaacatttcagaagCCAGGAACCCTGCAACTTGAGCAATCTAGGCCCTGGCAGAAGGGTCTGAAACCCAACGGGTTTCCTAGTGAGCTTCTGGTCAGCTCCCTTCCCTGCAGGAGCAGCCTCCACCCTCGGTTCATTGCTGTATTCCCTCTgaggggcgggggggaggggaatgCCAGCAGGGGAGATGGCAGGACCTAGACACATCCTCAGGACTCTCCCAGCCTCCCTTGCCATGGCAACGCTGCTATTTTTATCCTGTTGTTCATGATGCTCAAAGCTCTGACTTTCTCTGTTCCAGAGAGCCCAGCTGCCTTCTGCCCCCATCCCTCAGCATAGCACCTTCTCGAAGAGGCAAAGGGATAATGAAGAAAGAGGGACACATTTAAGTCATCCCTTGCTAGAAGGACCTATTTGATTTGCTGGCTTAAACAACCAGTTCTGTGTTTTCTGAGTGGTCTGAACTATGATCAGGTAGGAAGGGCCACTGCTTAGGATGTCTTCCCAGTGAACCCTGACATGCACTGCTGCCTCTCGTGGGAACACCTGAGGTTCTGATTCTGAGGAATGAATGCTCTGTTGGCAGAAGCAATAGTAAAGAACTCTGCTTGGCTAATTAGCAGTCAGATAACTTGATGTTTCTGTGGAATTTAAGTTACTTCCCCTCTATCCTTCTACCAAGGAGCCAGGCAAATGCATTTACATCTCTGTTCAATCAATCATTCTACCCAAAGCAAGGCAACAGATTTTCCCCAGGCTAGAAAGCAGACTCACTCCAATTTAGCCATAGTCCCTAGAGGTCTCACCTCCACACCCCTGCAAGGGGCTAGGGATGAAGCCCAAGGCCACAGAACCACTAGGCAAATGCTCTCCTACTGAGTTGTATCTCTAGCCTGGAGCACCATGTACTCTTGAAGGCTGCATTTAGTAAAAAGCATTCTTAGCTGTTCCTTCTGCCGCCTTTCGGTGGCCCAGCCATTAACTGTCTTCCTGTGTCCCAAATTCCACTACAGAGGCAGAGGAATTCCTGAGAAACACTGGTGCTAATGATCTCCATCTATACTCTCCTGTGTTGATCCGTGGGGTGTGAACTCAGTATGTGGGGTGGCTGGGTTATGGGATACAGTCTATGTATATCCCTAACACCTCGACCCTGGAAACAGGTCCAGGTCTCAACCCAGCAAACACCAATCTACATCTTGTTACCCTTTGCTTCGGTTGAGTTGGCTCCTGAATGGTTGTTTTCCTAGGGTGACTGAGACCCATTTACTAAGCCTCGTTGGTTTTATTTTGGCTCTAGCTGCACAGTTTCCGAAATCTATGCATCTGGAGTAAGCACTTTTCTGGTCGCCACTGAAAAGCATGCTGGCAGATTCTGCTCCGATAATTGCTGTAATAAACACACTTTATTACGTCCCTTTGCAGCAAGTGAATTATGTTGTCAAGGCGTGTGGGGCATCCGTGTTGATTTCACACTATAATATATAGCCGAAGCCAAACTCGTTCGCACCgatctgagaggagggagaatGAAGCTGAGTAGGGAAGACAGGAGTGTGTGCACAGGTGACGAGTCCTGAGGGACACCTGAGGCCCTGGTTCTATGGGCCTCATTTGTACTGTCTATAAACTGAGAAAAAGCCAGCCTCCTGCCTCCTAGTATCTCAGGGAACTAGTGGGTCAAAACTGGAGAGGGGTAATGTTTTAGAACTGCACTATGCTCTCATGGCTTATAGCtgctttaatataaaataaagatcttTACTTGGGCTTCCAGGAACTACTGACAGAATGTGCGATTGTCGTCCATCTTGCAAGGAAAGGAAGATTGAGCTGCACTCAGAACAAAGATTATCAGGTGGTATGAATTATATATCAACAGAGCtctaaaaaagaaggaaggggtaGGGCAGAGATTCTACTTACTGTGAAGAaatgtcccctcccccccctccccccaaaaaaggacagagagccgggcggtggtggtacatactttaatcccagcacttgggaggcagaggcaggtggatttctgagttctaggccagcctggtctacagagtgagttccaggacagccagggctacacagagaaaccctgccttgtgGGAGTGGGGGGAAGACAGCCTAAGCCATCAGCCCTAACCTCGAGCCAGCCTTCTGTGAGGAAGGGCTGGTTTAAGGCAAGTCACATAACAGCTGTGCACGAATTGATTAGCTATGGTCTCTAGACAGGCTCTTTCTCTATTGCGCAGGCTGGCCTAGGGTCTTACTCTGTTAcctgggctggcctcagacttgtgaTCCCCCTAGCTGAGCTTCCTGAAGGCTGAGGATTACAGATGATGTGCAGTTTTTGTAGACAGCAGTGGATTGACTGCTCCTGGGCAGGATGGCTTTCTTCTCCAGCTGAGCTTCCTTAATGCCTGGCATAAGGTATTCTATGCCTCTGGTTCAAAAGGCAGCTTGGTTGCTTGCCCGCTGCTATCTGCATCTCAGCTTTCGCCCTGAAAGAAATGTGTGCTATTGTCCACTGAATTCATTAAGTCAGTATTGAATCCTGACCCTGAGCAGAGCACTGTGGGCACCACCGAGGAGAACCAGGAAGTCAGCAGTGCTCCCACTCCTTAGGAACTCATAATATGACAGAAAGCAACATGGCAAGACTCAAGGAACACCAGACCCTTTAGACAGAGCTCAAGCAAAGTGCTTTGGGGCTTGAGAGCCAGAAAAAGGCTTCTCAGAAAACATAGACTCTGAGCTGAGCCTGGCTGTATGCCCAGGTGAAAGCCAGCATGATATTGCCATGTTGTGGCTGCCTCTTCTGTCATGTCACATGTGAATCCAGTTGCCCGCAAGTTCCTCTCCTCACTCAAAGTCTGACTCCTGGCATTGCACTCGTGCTTTGACACAAACCTTTGATCCTACAGGGTTAGAATCCAGGAGGGAGGTGTATACTGTGTGGCTAACAGACATTCCCCCAGCACTAGTGGATGCTTCAGAGGTTCTCCTGGGACAGGAAGGGGCGAAAGAACCCAagagcagggctggggagatggctcagtggttgagagcactcgttgctcttgcagaggacctgggttcagttgccAACCTCTACGTGGAACAGCTTACaactgcttgtaattccagtttcggggatccaacgccctcttgtggccttcTCCGGcttctgcatgcacatggtgcttATAGGGACAAGCAGGCATACACAAATATCCATACAggaaagtaaaatttaaagtaCCTGAGAGTATCAGTGGACCCCTAGCCAAGGGCATAGGACACTGTCTGGACAGTGAAGGACAGACCACACTCAGCGTGGACTCTTGAGCTCGAACATGCTCTGTCTCGGACCTCTACCACGCTGGGCCATAAATCCTGGAGCATACACTGCTCTATACCCcagccctccttcctctctttctctcgctTTTTGTAAGAGATAGTTTGGAAATCTCAAGGACATCAGACACTCTGTCGCTTCCTTCTATTGTCTATTATTAGAAAGACAGAGAAGGCTGGCAGGGACACTCAAAGTGTCCTCGATGGTCCTGGCTTTATTTTAGATGAAGCGCTGGTGTCCAGACAGACTCATTGCCTACTTGTAGAGAGGGTGACTGATGTCCCTCCGTCCCATCACAAAATGGGTTATGGGGACAGGATGAGACTGAGGTTCCCATCTCAACGTTCTAGTTGTGTCAGCCTACCTAAGTTGCTTCATGTTCCACACGTCTCCTGTCTCCTAGTCACCTGTAAAATGCAGATAGTAAAACACCTCCTTGAGTTTTTGTGACGGGTGCGGTGGTGTGGTCTGTTGAAAGGGAATTCTTCCTCTGCAGTACACTGAGTAAGGTAACTTTTTCAGGCACTCTTCTAGCTTAGTGCCTGGCCCTAGGCAGGTAGGTGTTCAAGATACGGTAACTGAGACGCTCGGTTGGAAGCATTACAAATGGCCGGTCTGTCTTTAGCGTCTCTCACATGCTCCACTGTAACTAGCGTAGTGCTGGGTGTATAGGAGAGACAAACTGAACTGAAGACAGGTAGGTATGGGGTTGTGATGACGGCTGTGCACATCTGCTAACCTCAGCATTGAGAAGGCTGAGACAGAGGTTTGTGAATTGAAGGGTAGCCCGTGATAAAAAAAGCAAGATCCATCTCAAAATCCGCAAAAACAAGAGTGGTGCGGTGTGCTGTGTTGAAAGGGAATTCTTCCGCTGCAGTGCGCTGAGTATCCTGCAGGAGGCGCTCTAGCTATCTCAGCCTCAGCAGAGCCGGGGGTAGGATGGCCCGGGGAATGGGGGGAAGCTCGAAGGAAAAACAGCCCCACGCGTCACTCACATATTTACATCGTAACTGtcaaaatagttatttttaagCCGAGTTCCGTCTGCCACGAGTTTAAAACCAAGCTGTGCGGGGGCGGCCTAATGCGCGTGCGCGAAGCCCGGGCCCAGGGAGGGTGGCATCCGGGATTTGGAGGGGTGTGAGCTTGCGTGTAGCAGCTCTTCTTTTGGCCACTTTACTCTTGGCTCTGGGAGCtgtgtctccaagaggatggGCCGGCCGTTCCTGTCCTACAGGAACCAATCAAACGTCTGTAAGGACAAGAGGaaactgttcagtttccacatccTCTGTTCTTGTCCATAGGTCCCTGGACCCTGAGAGCCCCCAACCTGTTAAGTTTTCTACAGCTGTCCTGACCTTACAAGGTGGATCGATTTCCACCACCAAGAAAGCCATCAGAGCCTCTCTATGGAAGCCTGAATTTGACATGTCCCACATTCATTGGCCCCATAAGCCCTTCCGAGAAGCTGAAGACTTCTATGTGGGCTGGTCAGCATTGGGGTGGGCCTGAAACTAGGGACCCTTGGGTCAGAAAGCAGCAGAAAGAATGACTTGCTCCCCAATGTCATGCCTGTAGAGAATTCATTTTTCTCTGGAAAGAG includes the following:
- the Blacat1 gene encoding bladder cancer associated transcript 1, giving the protein MPQFTFACFCGLHGFCKMKRKKEDVHRERETVV